A single Dermacentor variabilis isolate Ectoservices chromosome 9, ASM5094787v1, whole genome shotgun sequence DNA region contains:
- the LOC142557249 gene encoding uncharacterized protein LOC142557249 translates to MSDRRRDSRTKPSFEPRPTRHPPSGMPGFKPSPSLLESTPHLSRALLDRQRRREFGDDWPMEHRRQNPGFENEGPMEHRRRPPEYDDERFAGSASVPPIHFDGRLRDDSRDDRGHRGRRLPEEHDELSLASYDYRSPGSGDPRGPPGPPERLRRPQSTPRYGVDRDRYFESPDRGRHSIGYPGRHGGERERFDGLGDREERGPEHYRLRGDSQRLGDERNLEHRSGRMQEWPDDVPEWAHSGPPYGDERARTGGVGQRPFVPEYSSSFNDERPPLMPCQESRRSASVPTRRHDWGPEDFDRGPRDHGALGWEEEFGSFPHRSGPPEFGGMDRGPFSSRDHPGGNFRDPDTSGYNERPPRSSSRDRGYPCPREFQERGREVPGFAPYEERLHSSPGRGRRPFSDGHPEGQRPVRFSSTYQQEMPGPMGQKGYCPPEGVRDVRLMRDNAAFDKRPVMLVKDEVRPAVPIHPKNTVIEQAAKAGYKEMAANPENPWPNMPAASYRGQVLGSGYKGPSLSKEGLLGEPAKALSGIPDRLDAPAPPPQLPRSAIPGRPMSSIDISQQNQRAPLASQCQTAPGARGPEQRSLLAEKLRSESAPPLPATADRQRQRAPLAPPVSSVSQTPQSVSLPPATGEQRQLPPVAPSVTSVSQTPQSVHIASATTDQQRQRPPVAPCATALSQTPQSAHLPPPTAEQRQHPPVASCATTLSQTPQSARLPAPVAEQRQHPPVASSATSVSKTPQGARLAPPTADQRQRPPLAPCATSVPQTPQAARLPTVTSEQRQHPPVASIVRSVSQMPQYAQPSPATADQQQQRPPVARSLNSVAPTPLESAIQNPPSTVESKDDPPVASMPLRSPVEERPGSIEDRKLQRPISFPLPKGKLEQLASQVLRPNPLDKGARAPTIGQPQGQVHVQSGNEKHFSASSDVQQRPVLSQGSCGTTQYKAPGTSLAPLQPACTLSAVSAQQALPPPPRPPSFTCQSFRPTGQVAPASTSNTTQCNVSVPNTPELRLPMTTAYPQQLCPLTSMPTHFGEERYMTPPQQAGSVPGTPSLYDFQQKHATTADPKPELPVPSPFFNTAGGQLSAGGALTRPPLPTPSYFTGRQCPSGATNVPPTASPLSLHNQQLPTSSASQKQARAHTFSQEKIAEERVPPKIEGQSDAKCGQMLVPGPKQKEPEGSGVHNTKVPVYKSAPKLSAADGEHPNSDVEMIEAYVDDTRTCAKDEAKATVGGAAQPVQTLRVGQGVTKSDVADGARFSDPTIQSKNQDADTEKQQREPQNQQSKSRADETRHPKGGQSNSEVMSENQVSLSKLVESPTDNPSLAVEKQETSMKDRDAELKDSGNPLQNRKPLAKEQKANVLNEDAVMAESEVLYGPRPPTTKESDKCKNTLVTDNISNPSDMKSSSGKQPALNDHEVSSSTPECAVASSSTQSKDQETGQSGAPNASAGQITEVQDTRQENSKATEKTETAPASKKNEESSDCEKSGHSSERSSKATEDSHRPRSSKRRRRTYSSSDDKYDEDESDVENTNDGVCLSGRGNEGQVFGIPVVFKAISTTRTFWNIRGGQVARELEEVIGDNVVNQKINRAGFLCVNVATAADAVKLLNLKKLGGADVESVIPSMYLRHEAKIRGVPYHYTNEKLAEVFANVGVLSARRQLTVKRLHDGTYEEFPRSSVVLTFKPDATLPKTLELENEKFIVEEYIEAPLQCFKCLRFGHTSRACVSVGRCKNCGARYCDEECERRMPMCANCFGPHQATYVGCPRRREVAFASLWKRTFDLNAL, encoded by the coding sequence CACGCCACCCGCCGTCCGGTATGCCAGGGTTCAAGCCTTCGCCGTCGCTGTTAGAATCTACTCCCCATCTGTCGCGAGCACTGCTTGACCGTCAACGGCGGAGAGAGTTCGGAGATGACTGGCCCATGGAGCACAGAAGGCAAAATCCAGGGTTCGAAAATGAGGGGCCCATGGAGCACAGAAGGCGACCCCCGGAATACGACGACGAACGATTTGCCGGTTCGGCTTCCGTACCTCCAATTCACTTCGACGGTCGTTTGAGGGACGACAGCAGGGACGACAGAGGGCACCGAGGAAGGCGCCTGCCCGAAGAGCACGACGAGCTGTCTCTGGCATCGTACGATTACCGCAGCCCCGGTAGTGGCGACCCGCGCGGGCCTCCCGGGCCACCGGAGAGACTTCGTCGTCCCCAGAGTACCCCGCGGTACGGCGTGGATCGTGACCGGTACTTTGAATCTCCAGACCGCGGGAGACATTCCATCGGGTATCCAGGACGTCACGGCGGTGAGCGCGAGCGATTCGACGGTTTAGGGGACCGCGAGGAACGAGGCCCCGAACACTACCGCCTCCGTGGTGACTCGCAGCGCTTAGGCGATGAAAGGAACCTTGAACACCGATCTGGTCGCATGCAGGAGTGGCCCGATGACGTCCCTGAGTGGGCGCACTCTGGTCCTCCCTACGGCGACGAACGAGCTCGTACTGGAGGCGTGGGCCAGCGGCCTTTTGTTCCAGAGTACTCTAGCAGTTTTAATGACGAAAGACCACCTTTAATGCCTTGCCAGGAAAGCCGGCGAAGTGCCTCAGTGCCGACTCGGCGCCACGACTGGGGTCCGGAAGACTTTGACAGAGGACCGCGCGACCACGGAGCGTTGGGCTGGGAAGAGGAATTCGGTTCCTTCCCTCACCGTTCGGGACCACCTGAGTTCGGTGGGATGGACAGGGGGCCCTTCTCATCGAGAGACCATCCCGGTGGCAATTTTCGGGATCCTGATACATCCGGCTACAACGAAAGGCCTCCAAGGAGTTCCAGTCGAGACCGCGGGTACCCCTGCCCACGGGAATTCCAAGAGCGCGGTCGAGAAGTGCCGGGCTTCGCACCTTACGAGGAACGTTTGCACAGTTCACCGGGTCGAGGACGTCGTCCTTTCAGTGATGGTCACCCTGAGGGGCAGCGCCCGGTCAGATTTTCTTCCACCTATCAACAAGAAATGCCCGGTCCAATGGGCCAGAAAGGGTACTGTCCACCTGAAGGCGTTCGAGATGTCCGTTTGATGCGCGATAACGCGGCTTTCGATAAACGACCAGTGATGCTAGTAAAAGATGAAGTGCGTCCCGCAGTACCGATCCATCCGAAAAATACTGTAATTGAGCAAGCTGCTAAAGCAGGCTACAAAGAAATGGCCGCTAACCCTGAAAACCCGTGGCCAAATATGCCAGCCGCCAGTTACAGAGGCCAGGTGCTTGGTTCAGGCTACAAAGGACCATCACTCAGCAAGGAAGGGCTACTTGGGGAGCCAGCAAAAGCTCTGAGTGGTATTCCAGACCGGTTAGACGCTCCTGCTCCCCCACCGCAGCTGCCTAGGTCAGCGATTCCTGGGCGACCCATGTCTAGCATAGATATCTCGCAGCAGAATCAGCGGGCGCCACTGGCTTCACAGTGCCAGACGGCACCAGGTGCCCGAGGGCCAGAACAGCGCTCGTTGCTTGCTGAGAAACTTCGAAGTGAAAGTGCGCCTCCTCTTCCTGCTACAGCCGACCGACAGCGCCAGCGTGCTCCGCTTGCTCCTCCTGTAAGCAGCGTCTCACAGACACCACAAAGTGTAAGCCTTCCACCTGCTACAGGCGAACAGCGTCAGCTCCCtccggtggcgccatctgttacCAGCGTTTCACAAACACCACAAAGTGTGCACATTGCGTCCGCTACAACCGACCAACAGCGTCAGCGCCCTCCAGTTGCTCCATGTGCAACCGCCCTTTcgcagacaccacagagtgcgCACCTTCCACCTCCTACAGCCGAACAGCGCCAGCACCCTCCGGTGGCTTCATGTGCAACCACCCTCTcgcagacaccacagagtgcgCGTCTTCCAGCTCCTGTAGCCGAACAGCGCCAGCACCCTCCGGTGGCTTCATCTGCAACCAGCGTCTCGAAGACACCACAAGGTGCGCGCCTTGCACCTCCTACAGCCGATCAGCGTCAGCGCCCTCCGCTGGCTCCATGTGCAACTAGCGTTCCACAAACTCCCCAAGCTGCACGCCTTCCAACTGTTACATCCGAACAGCGTCAGCACCCTCCGGTTGCTTCAATTGTAAGGAGCGTCTCACAAATGCCACAATATGCGCAACCCTCACCTGCTACAGCCGATCAACAGCAGCAGCGACCTCCGGTTGCACGAAGTCTAAACAGCGTCGCACCAACACCACTTGAATCTGCGATTCAAAACCCTCCTTCGACTGTTGAAAGCAAGGATGATCCGCCTGTTGCATCGATGCCATTGCGTAGTCCTGTAGAGGAGCGACCAGGCAGTATCGAAGACCGCAAACTACAGCGCCCTATCAGCTTTCCCCTTCCGAAGGGCAAGTTGGAACAATTGGCCTCCCAGGTACTGCGTCCCAATCCTTTAGACAAAGGAGCGCGTGCTCCGACCATAGGCCAACCTCAGGGCCAAGTCCATGTCCAAAGTGGTAACGAGAAACACTTTTCTGCTTCTTCAGACGTACAACAGCGTCCAGTACTTTCGCAAGGGTCTTGCGGGACCACTCAATATAAGGCACCCGGTACTTCGCTCGCACCTCTCCAGCCTGCGTGCACGTTGTCTGCGGTTTCAGCTCAGCAAGCACTTCCGCCGCCACCTCGGCCGCCGTCGTTCACTTGCCAATCGTTCCGCCCAACTGGCCAGGTAGCACCGGCTTCCACTAGCAACACAACACAGTGCAACGTAAGCGTGCCCAATACTCCTGAACTACGGCTTCCGATGACTACTGCGTACCCGCAGCAGCTTTGTCCACTCACTAGCATGCCAACTCATTTCGGGGAAGAACGCTACATGACACCTCCTCAACAAGCAGGATCCGTCCCCGGGACTCCTAGCCTTTATGACTTTCAACAAAAGCACGCTACTACTGCAGATCCAAAGCCGGAGCTTCCAGTGCCTTCGCCATTTTTCAACACAGCAGGAGGCCAACTCTCGGCGGGTGGAGCATTAACAAGGCCGCCTCTTCCAACTCCAAGCTACTTCACAGGACGTCAATGTCCAAGTGGTGCAACAAATGTTCCACCAACAGCTAGCCCACTGTCTCTCCACAACCAACAACTTCCCACTTCTTCAGCAAGTCAGAAGCAGGCCCGTGCTCATACTTTCAGTCAAGAAAAAATAGCAGAGGAAAGAGTGCCTCCGAAGATAGAAGGGCAATCGGACGCGAAATGTGGACAAATGCTGGTGCCTGGCCCGAAGCAAAAAGAACCTGAAGGAAGTGGTGTGCACAACACAAAAGTTCCAGTATACAAATCAGCTCCTAAATTATCCGCAGCGGACGGCGAGCATCCCAACTCTGATGTTGAAATGATAGAAGCTTACGTAGACGATACCAGGACCTGTGCAAAAGACGAAGCAAAAGCCACGGTTGGAGGCGCAGCGCAGCCGGTTCAGACACTTAGAGTTGGCCAAGGCGTTACGAAAAGTGACGTAGCTGACGGAGCTCGATTTAGTGACCCCACTATTCAGAGTAAGAACCAGGATGCTGACACAGAAAAGCAGCAACGAGAACCACAAAATCAACAGAGTAAATCGAGGGCTGATGAAACTAGGCATCCTAAAGGCGGGCAAAGCAACTCTGAGGTGATGTCAGAAAATCAGGTATCATTGTCGAAGCTTGTAGAATCTCCCACCGATAACCCAAGCTTGGCTGTGGAGAAACAAGAAACTTCAATGAAAGACCGGGATGCTGAACTGAAAGACTCGGGAAATCCTTTACAAAATCGGAAGCCTTTGGCAAAAGAACAGAAGGCAAACGTGTTGAACGAAGATGCGGTCATGGCGGAAAGCGAGGTCCTTTATGGACCACGGCCACCGACTACCAAAGAGAGCGATAAATGTAAGAATACATTGGTTACAGACAACATCAGCAATCCAAGCGACATGAAATCAAGTTCAGGCAAACAACCTGCCTTAAACGATCACGAGGTGTCGTCCTCTACTCCCGAATGCGCCGTTGCAAGCTCTTCTACACAAAGTAAGGATCAAGAGACAGGTCAAAGTGGAGCTCCAAACGCCAGTGCTGGGCAGATAACGGAGGTTCAAGATACGCGTCAAGAAAACTCGAAGGCCACCGAAAAGACGGAGACTGCTCCGGCCAGCAAAAAGAACGAGGAAAGTTCGGACTGCGAAAAGTCGGGACACTCGTCCGAGAGGAGTTCCAAGGCAACTGAAGACTCGCACAGACCGCGTTCCTCAAAAAGACGCCGCCGCACCTACAGCAGTTCCGACGATAAGTACGACGAGGACGAATCCGACGTCGAGAACACCAACGACGGCGTTTGCCTGTCTGGGCGTGGAAACGAGGGTCAGGTCTTCGGCATTCCGGTAGTATTCAAGGCCATCAGCACGACCCGCACCTTCTGGAACATTCGCGGAGGGCAGGTAGCCCGCGAGCTTGAAGAGGTCATCGGCGACAACGTCGTCAATCAGAAGATCAACCGCGCGGGATTCCTCTGCGTCAATGTGGCCACCGCAGCGGACGCCGTCAAGCTGCTAAACCTGAAGAAGCTTGGCGGAGCGGACGTGGAGTCAGTCATACCCAGCATGTACCTGCGGCACGAGGCCAAGATCCGTGGCGTCCCTTACCACTACACCAACGAAAAGCTCGCCGAGGTCTTTGCCAACGTGGGCGTCTTGAGCGCAAGGCGCCAGCTCACGGTGAAGCGGCTGCACGACGGCACTTACGAGGAATTCCCGCGTAGCAGCGTCGTGCTGACTTTCAAACCAGACGCCACGCTTCCCAAGACGCTCGAGCTGGAGAACGAGAAGTTCATCGTAGAGGAGTACATAGAAGCACCGCTGCAGTGTTTCAAGTGCCTGCGGTTTGGCCACACTTCGCGTGCTTGCGTGTCCGTGGGCCGTTGCAAGAACTGTGGCGCTCGGTACTGCGATGAGGAATGCGAGCGAAGGATGCCGATGTGTGCCAACTGCTTCGGCCCCCATCAGGCGACGTACGTAGGCTGCCCCAGGAGAAGGGAGGTTGCGTTCGCCAGCTTGTGGAAGAGGACCTTCGACTTAAACGCCCTCTGA